The sequence below is a genomic window from Flavobacterium keumense.
TGCGTTTCTACCACAAATCCAATGGAATTGAATAGTGAAGTGTAGCCTGTGGTGTAGCGCGGACTGTCGTAAAACTGCGCAAATCCTTGGTCGGGTGTTTCGTGAAACGTATTGACATAAGGAGTCGTTTCGATTTTTTTCTTCTTCAAATCCGAAACCAAGTTGGGCATCATTTCTTTTCGTAGATACGAACCCAAAACCGTTCCTAATTTACTCGGTTCTGTCATGATGTAGGTGAGTTTGTATTGATAATCAGAACCATTGCTCACATGGTTATCAATAAAAACGTCCGGATTAATTTGGTGAAAAATTTCGACAAAACTTTTGGTGTTTCGCGTATCCGATTTGATGAAATCCCGATTCAAATCATAGTTGCGGGCATTGCCTCTAAAACCGTATTCTTCAGGACCGTTTTGATTGGCTCTTGTAAAGCTGTTTCGGTTTAAAGCGCCACCAATATTGTACACCGGAATGCACACGATTACGGTATTTTTAGGCGCTTTTATTTTGCCTAAAGCCAAATCTCTAAAGAACCGCATCGATGCATCAATCCCATCAGGTTCTCCTGCGTGAATTCCGTTGTTGATGAATAACACGGCTTTGTTTTTTTGAATAGCTTCAAAGTCAAAAGTGGCATCCGAATTGAAAGTCACCATATGCAAGGGTTCGCCACTATCGGTTAAGCCCATAGTTTTTATATCGATGGTTTTAAAATCATTCGCCAATAATTGAAAATAGGCGATTGTCTCTTGGTAAGTTGCCGATTGATTGCCGTTTCCTTTTTCAAAATAGGTATCGTATTTGGTATGAGTTTGTGCCAAAATAGTCAAGGAACACAAAAGAAGTAACGTTGTTAAAAATCTCATTTTCGGTAGTTTTTATAAAAATCAAATGTAGCTTTTTTTAAATTATCACTGAAAAAGAATCAAATAAAGACTTGGGTTTTCTTATTCGCCAACCAAAGCACTATCTTTGCCCCATGAATACAAAACACCATTCCAACAATATACTCCTGAATTTAGGGATTGAGAGTCTTAATGAAATGCAAGAAGTAGCACAAGACGCTATTCTAAACGATAACAATGTTTTATTGCTTTCGCCAACAGGTTCCGGTAAAACACTCGCTTTTTTATTGCCAATTTTTGAGTTATTGCAAGCCGAAATTTTGTCGGTGCAATGTTTGATTTTAGTTCCTTCTCGTGAGTTGGGATTGCAAATTGAACAGGTTTGGAAAAAAATGGGAACCGATTACAAAGTGAATACCTGCTATGGAGGTCATTCGATAGATACTGAAATCAAAAACTTAAGCAATCCACCAGCCGTTCTAATTGGAACTCCAGGTCGAATCGCTGACCATATAGATCGTGGCACGTTTCGTTTGGATAAAATTCAAACTTTAGTTTTGGACGAATTCGATAAATCCTTACAACTAGGGTTTCACGAACAAATGTCGTTTATCATTGGAAAACTAACCAAACTGAACAAGCGTGTTTTGGTATCAGCAACTTCGGATATTGAAATTCCGAAATACACGCGTGTAGTAAATCCTACCGTTTTGGATTTTATTCCCGAAACACAAGAAGAGAACAACTTAAGTATGAAACTAGTCTTTTCCAAAGAGAAAGACAAAATCAATACTTTGTTTCAGTTGATCTGTTCGTTGAAATCGCAAGCGGCAATTATTTTTTGCAATCATCGCGATGCTGCGGAACGTATTAGCGATGCTTTGAACACTAAAGGAATTCATGCCACTTATTATCATGGCGGAATGGATCAGGACGAGCGTGAACGCGCTTTGATTCAGTTTAGAAATGGAAGTGTGAGTTATTTAATCACTACCGATTTAGCGGCGCGTGGACTGGATATTCCAGAAATGAAACACGTTATTCATTACCATTTGCCTTTGAAAGAAGACGAATTCACGCACCGGAATGGGCGTACGGCTCGTATGCAGGCTTCGGGAACAGCGTATATTATTGCGCACGAATCCGAAAAAAAAATGGACTATTTGGATTATAGCATGGAAGTCTTGTCTGTAGATTCGGCTACAACTTTACCTAAACCACCCGAATTCCAAACGATTTACATTAGTGGCGGAAAGAAAAATAAACTGAATAAGATTGACATTGTAGGTTTCTTTTCTCAAAAAGGAAAATTAGAAAAAGGCGATTTAGGATTGATTGAGGTTAAAGATTTTATCTCGTTTGCCGCAGTCAAATACAACAAAGTGAAAGACTTACTTCAGAACGTAAGAGACGAAAAAATGAAAGGAAAGAAGTTCAAAATTGAAGTCGCTCGAAAAGTCATTAAGAAAGAAGAATAATTCAATATACGATTTACGATATATGATTTACGATATTCGATTTACGATATTCGATTTACGAGGTTTAATTATAAATAAAAAAACGTCTTGAGCAATCAAGACGTTTTTTTGTTTTAGGTGTAACCAAAGTTATATTTTCTTCACGTATTGTGTGATGATTACAATTTGTTGACCATCTACTTTTCCTTCAATGTATTCGGCATTTTCATGATCCAAACGGATGTTACGCACGGCAGTTCCTTGTTTAGCCACCATACTAGATCCTTTTACTTTCAAGTCTTTGATTAATACTACAGAGTCGCCGTGTTCCAAAATAACCCCATTGCTATCGCGGTGGATGATTTTGTTTTCGTCGTCTTCTCCTTCTCCTTCGCCAGTGGCTTGCGCCCAAGCTAAAGTATCTTCGTCAAGGTACATCATGTCTAATAATTCTTGTGGCCAACCCGCTGCACGCATACGGCTTAACATTCGCCACGCTACCACTTGAACTGCGGTGTGTTCGCTCCACATGCTGTCGTTCAAACAACGCCAGTGGTTTAAATCAACATTATCTGGATTTTCAATTTGGTCAATACAAGTAGCGCAAGCAAAAACACTTTCGTCAATACCTCCTTTTTGAGTAGGTAAAACGGTATATACTTTTAAGTTTTCAGTAGCTGCACACAATTCACATTGTCCGCCGCTACGTTTGTTTAATTCTCTATCTAAACTCATAGTTTTATTTTTTTGGCGAAAGTAACGCTAATTAGTGCTTTTCACAAATTTTAGGAAATAATACTACTGCACTCGAACGGCTTCTGGGACTAATAGTTCGTATTCGCCGTGATTTCGAATCACATCGCGAACAATACTCGAACTGATGTAGGAAGTTTTGGCAGCCGTTAATAAAAAGACGGTTTCAATCTTAGACAAACGTCTGTTCGTGTGTGCAATGGCTTTTTCAAATTCGAAGTCGGCAGGGTTGCGTAAACCACGTAAAATGAAGTTGGCATTGATTTTTTGACACAAATCAATTGTTAAACCTTCGTAGGTGATTACCGAAATTTTAGGTTCGTTTTTGAAGGTTTCTTCGATGAATCGTTTTCTGTCTTCCAAGGAAAACATGTATTTTTTATCGGCGTTGATCCCAATCGCAATCACGATTTCGTCAAACAAAGGCAAGGCTCTGTTGATGATGTCTTGGTGACCTAAAGTAATGGGGTCAAACGAACCTGGAAATATGGCTTTTCTCATGGTTTAAGGTTTAGGCTAAAGCCAATTCAATCGCATTAGTGAACAAGTCTTCTAATGAAATACCTGCTTCTTTCGCTTGTTGTGGCAATAAACTTTCGGTTGTTAAACCGGGAATGGTATTCATTTCCAACATGTGCGGTTCGCCATCTACAATGATGAATTCCGAACGAGAGAATCCTTTCATTTTTAATGCTTTGTAGGCACGTTTGGCAATTTCACCCACTTTTTGCGTCATTTCATCTGAAATGCGAGCCGGTGTAATTTCTTGTGATTTTCCTAAATACTTAGCCTCGTAATCAAAGAAATCATTTTCAGAAACGATTTCGGTGATGGGTAAAACAGTGATTTCACCTTTGTAATTGATGACTCCCACAGAAACTTCGGTACCATCCAAGAAACTTTCAATGATGATTTCGTTATCTTCTTTGTAAGCTACTTCAATCGCAATAGGCAATTCGGCAGCAGTTTTTACTTTGGAGATTCCGAAACTAGAACCTGCTTTATTCGGTTTTACAAAACAAGGCAAACCTACTTTGGCTACAATAGCGTTCGTGTCGATTAAATCACCTTTGTTCAAATAATAGGAAGTCGCCGTTTTGATGCCGTAGGGTTTTAAAACCGAAAGCAAATCACGTTTATTGAAAGTCAAGGCTGCTTGGTAATAATCGCAAGCGGTTTGCGGAATACCAAGCAATTCGAAATAGGCTTGCATTAATCCGTCTTCGCCCGGAGTGCCGTGAATGGCGTTGAAAACACAATCAAAAGTGATTTTTTTTCCGTCCACAGTTACTGAAAAATCATTTCTGTCGATTGGGAATTCGGTATCATTGGCATCTACATAGACCCATTTCTCTTTGAAAATATGGATTCTAAATCCGTTGAATTTAGTTTTGTCTAAGAATTGGTACACGACGTTTCCGCTAATTAGTGAAATTTTGTATTCGCTAGAATAGCCGCCCATGATGATGGCAATGTTTTTCATTTCAAATGGTTTAAGTCTTTTTTATTTTCAATAGCTGTTGAAGGTTTTCCCTAGCCCCGATAGGAGCGGCATCCTTTTTTTTAGGCTTTTGGCCAAAAAAAGATAGAGCGGATAGCGGGAAAAAGCTCCTAACAAACTAGTAAACAAAATTATCATTTTTTTTGAAACGAAATAGGTTTATCTTTGTGCCTACTAAAAATAAATTTATGAGTTTACGTAAGTATCTAACGAGTCGTGTGTTTTTCGGTCAAGTTTTGGCTGCGCTTGCCATTATTGCAGTTTTGGGTTATTTGTTTATGCATTGGTTGACTTTTACAACCGATCATGGTCATGAAATTGCCGTGCCAAATTTGAGTAAACTAACTGAAGAGCAAGTAGAGGAAAAGTTGGACGAGTTGGATTTGGACTATGTACTCTTGGATAGTGTTGATTTTAGAGGCGATTATCCTGCTTTTACGGTGGTAGAGCAAGATCCATTACCAGGCACGAAAGTGAAAGTGGGCAGAAAAGTATATATTAAAATAAATGCATCGGGTTATTCTTCTGTAAAATTACCTGATTTGATTGATAAAACCTACCGTGAGGCAGTTCCTACTTTAAAAGCCATTGGTTTAGAAGAAGGAACGATAACTTATGAGCCTAGTTTAGGTAAAGATATGGTCTTAGCCATGCGTTACAAAGGACGTAATTTAAAACCGGGTGAGCGTGTGATGAAATCGTCTAAAATTGACTTGGTTTTAGGAGATGGAAAAATGAGTTATGAAGAGGAAGTACAAATTGACAGTACGGCAACACCTGAAGAAGATACCCCAGTAGATGAGCAATAATACCGAATCCTTCGACTTAGAAGACGAATTATTTGAGCATTATAAGTTTGAAGTTCCCAAAGGGCAAGCGTTTTTGCGTATTGACAAATACTTGATGGGGCTGATTCCCAATGCCACCCGAAATAAAATTCAAAATGCAGCGAGTAGCGGTAACATTTTTGTCAATGACGAAATTGTAAAATCCAACTACAAAGTTAAGCCGTTTGATGTGATTACGATAATGTTGTCGCATCCTCCTTTTGAAAATCATGTCTTGCCCGAGAATATTCCGTTAGACATTGTGTACGAAGATGATGCGGTATTGTTAATTAATAAACCGCCTGGTTTGGTGGTGCATCCAGGTCATGGCAATTATACTGGAACTTTAGTGAATGCGTTGGCGTTTCATTTTGACAATTTGCCAATGAATAGCAGTGAGCGTCCCGGCTTGGTGCATCGTATTGATAAAGATACTTCGGGCTTGTTAGTGATTGCCAAAACGGAAGCAGCGATGACGCATCTAGCCAAACAATTTGAAGCCAAAACGACCGAAAGAGAATACATGGCGTTAGTTTGGGGTAATGTTGCTAATGATGCCGGAACGATTGAAGGTAATTTAGCACGACACCTTAAAGACCGAATGCAAATGGCAGTTTTTGATGATCCCGAAATTGGTAAACCTGCGATTACGCATTACAAAGTTTTGGAGCGTTTTGGGTATGTGACCTTGATTTCGTGCCAACTCGAAACGGGGCGTACTCACCAGATTCGTGCGCACATGAAACACATTGGTCACCCGTTGTTTAATGACGAACGCTACGGTGGGCATTTGATTTTGAAAGGCACTACATTTACAAAATACAAGCAATTTATAGACAACTGTTTTAAGGCGTTGCCAAGACAAGCGTTACATGCTAAAACATTAGGCTTTATTCACCCGAATACAGGCGAAATGATGCGTTTTGACACCGAATTGCCAGACGACTTCAAGGATTGTTTGGAACGTTGGAGAAACTACTCCAAATCGCATACTGCGGAAGAAGAATAGAAAAAGCCCCGATAGGGGGTTTTTGTTTTTATATCTACTCGAAAGGATTGAATTCGTTGAATTGCATTTCGTTCACGGGGTTCAAAGTCGGGAGACTTTGCGCAGCGGGCGAATTGTGTCAATTGATTTTAAAAACAATTTCATTTTCCAACTTTTAAACGTTGTGTCTTTTTCTTCCTTATTCAAATCCAAAATAAGTTGCTCGAATCCTTTTTTATTTATTATCATTTTTTGTTTTCTTACTTTGGGTGAAAGACTCATTCCAGTCATAAAACCAATATTAAATTTTCCTTCTTCAGTTGTATATGCAGTATCAACATATTTTTCATCTAATAATAAATAAATTTTAGCATTTGATATAGGAATATTTTTTTCATTTAAGATTACACCTTCACCACCTACAGCAAGTTCACAGGAACTTAAAGAAAATAATATTAAAATCGCTAATAAAAAAAAAGTATATGTTTTCATGATTAATTATATATAGTTACGATTTACGCATTACTGCTAACGTTCCGGCGCTTGGCGAGGTTGCGAACTTCGGAACTGATTATTTTCTGTTAAAGATAAAGTTTTTTCGTGCACAAAAATTACAACTTAATATTCAATTCTAATTTTCCACCCAAACCGGATTCTACGATTTTTTGTAAGGTAGAGAAACGAACTTCTTTGACGTTATTTTCAATTTTGGAGATATAGGATTTGGTTGTACCGCATTTCTCGGCCAATTGTTCTTGGGTTAATCCTTTTTCGATTCGGGCTTCATGAATTAAAGCACCTAATTTGAATTCTTGGTATCCTTCTTCTAAAGCAGTACGTTTTTCGGTTCCTATGTTTCCGTAAAACTCGTCTTTAAATTCAGAAAGTGTTTGAAGTTTATTTGTTTTCATATTCGGCTTTAATTTGCGATTTTTGTTTAGCACAAAAATAAACAAAGTTGCCTTTTAGTATAACTTTTTTAGATATAAAAATACCAACGGATTTTAAACAGATGTTACTGATTTCCGCGGATCCAATCCGTTTAATCTGTGGAATCTGTGTTAAAAAAAAACTATTTTTTCTTTTCCAAATTACTCGCTACACGATAGCGCAGTATTTTTTGCAATAATTCTTCAGGAAGTGGTTTTTCTGGGGTGAATTGAATGGTTCCTGCTGAGGTTTTGAAACTAGTTAATTCATCTTTGAAAACATCAATAGTTTTCGAATCCCAAGGGAAAAAACTGCAATGGTTTTTAAAAGCCGCAAAGCCACCAATCATTCCGTGGAAATGGTAGGCTGGCATTTTGTAGCTTAAGTATTCTTGTGCATCGGGAACGGTGTTTTTTATGATTTGGCGCACACGCTCCAACGCTATTTGTTGCTCAACGGGTAGATTTGAGATATATTTGTTAACTCCTTCGGTATCGTTAGGTTTAGTTTTAGCCATTGTAATCTATTTTATTTCAAAAATAATAAAAGTTTTGAGTGGCACGAAAACAAAGTTTGATTTTCGGGTTTTCAATTTGTACTTTTGATTCCGTTACAATAACAATTTCAAAAAGCAATTTCAAAAAGCAATTTCAAAAAGCAATTTCAAAAAGCAATTTCAAAAAGCAATTTGAAAACTTACACTAACAGATTTTTATTTTACATTATTTATCTATAGCAAAAAGTATTTCAATTATATGAAAATAGTGATTTCCCCAGCTAAGTCGTTGAACTTCCAAAAAGAATTGCCTACAACGCAATTCACACAGCCTAGTTTATTAAAAGAGTCCAAAAAAGTGCATGCGGTTTTGAAACAAAAAATACCTGCTGAGTTATCACAATTGATGGCGATCTCAGATAAATTGGCTGATTTGAATTGGCAACGCAATAAGGCGTGGAAAACTCCTTTCAATAGTTCGAATGCCCGTCCTGCGGTTTATGCTTTTGATGGAGATGTGTATACTGGTTTAGACGCGTATTCGATTCCAATGGAAAAGTTGGATGTGTTGCAAGAGCGTTTACGCATTTTATCCGGTTTGTATGGGGTGCTGAAACCTTTGGATTTGATACAAGCTTACCGATTGGAAATGGGAACCAAATTGCCTATTGGCGAAAACAACAACTTATATGATTTTTGGAAAAGTACGGTAACGGCTAGTTTGAATAAAGAATTGAAAAAAGGAGAGTTGTTTGTGAACTTGGCAAGCAATGAATATTTTTCAGTAATTGATACTAAAGCGTTAAAAGTGCCAGTTATTACGCCCGACTTTAAAGACTATAAAGACGGCAAATTAAAGATGATTAGTTTCTTTGCCAAAAAGGCGAGAGGCATGATGGTGCGTTATATTATTGATACGAATGCTGAAACTATCGACGATTTAAAAGGGTTCAACTACGAAGGTTATCAATTTGATGCCAATTTATCGAAGGGGAATAATTTGGTTTTTACGAGATAATAATTCGTTCACCGCAGATTCGCAGATTACAATAATTGGGTTCTTTGAGTTTAGATTTGAAATAAAAAAAACACAGACTAAAACCGAGGTTTTAATCTGTGTGTAGAAGTATTTTAGTGCATTGCTTCGGCAGGATCAATTTTATTTTTCCCTTTTTTGATTAATAAAATAATCGGGATACAGCAAAGGAACAGGATGCCTAGATACATAAAAACATCCATATACGCCATAACGGTAGATTGCTTCATGACCGAATAATCGAGTATTTGATAGGCTTTATTCAAGGCTTCATTACTGCTATATCCTTTGGATATAAATCCTCTTTGAAGCATAGCAATACGTTGTTGTACATTAGTTTTTGTAGGATCCAAATGAGTCAATAAATTCACACGGTGTTCTTGACTGAATCTAGAGATGTAGGTTGTAATGATGGCAATACCAAAAGAACCTCCTAGTTGACGCATCATTCCGGTAAAAGCTGCCCCTTCGCCAATGCTTCTTCCTTTCAAAGTAGAAAGCGATAGGGTAGTGATGGGTACAAAAAGCAATCCTAATCCAATTCCTCTTAAAATTAATGGCCAGAATAAATGTTCTACTCCTGTATCAGGCGTCATTCGACTGTACATTAAGAAAGTAAAGAAAAAGAAAATCAAGAATCCGACTGCGACCATATAGCCTTGTGGAATTCCTTTTTGAATCATTTTACCAATGATAGGCATCATGAATGCCGTAGTTATGGAACCTGGAATTAATAATAAACCAGCATCTGTAGCTGTCCAACCCAAAATAGCTTGGGTGTAAATAGGAATAATTAGAGTCGAACCATACAGACCAAATCCAAGGATAAAACACATCACGATACCAATGTGGAGATTACCGTCTTTTAAAACACTCAAGTTGACAATGGGATGTTCATAAGTGAGTTCGCGCCAAATAAAAAACAACAAACCAAAAACCGATACGATGCTTAAAATCAAGATAGTAGTATCGTTAAACCAGTCATCTTGCTGACCGTGTTCTAAAACATATTGTAACGAACCAATAAAAGCACTTAACAAAAAAATTCCCCACCAATCGACTTGATGCGCTTTTAGTTTTTCACCGTATTTCGGACTTCGAACAAAAGAAAATGCTAAAACAGCTGCAATAATTCCGATAGGAATGTTGATGTAAAAAATGTAAGGCCAAGAAAAATTATCTACGATATAACCTCCTAATGGCGGACCTAATGTAGGACCTACAATAACTCCCATTCCGTAAATAGCTTGCGCCATTCCACGTTTTTCTGCAGGATAGCTTTCGGTAATAATGGTTTGAGCCGTTACTAATAACGCTCCTCCACCCAATCCTTGGATGAATCGAAAAATGATTAATTCCCAAATAGTACTGGCATTCCCACATAAAAAGGAAGCCGTTGTAAATAGGATGATCGACACTACAAAATAATTTCGTCTTCCAAATTGTTGCGAAAGCCAACTCGTCATCGGGATGACAATTACATTCGCAATAGCATAAGCGGTAATAACCCAAGCTACATCATTTAAGGTCGCTCCAAGACTTCCTCGCATATTAGTTAGCGCCACGTTGACAATAGTGGTGTCTACAATTTCGAGCAAGGCACAAAGTACCGCTGTAATGGTGATGATTACACGTCTATGGCCGTATTCTACTAAATCGTCTGCTTGTACCATTTTATTTTAAATGTACGTCAACATCCACATTCATTCCTGGACGTAATAATTTAATTTTTTCAGGATCGTTGGTAGCGTCTAAACTGATTTTTACAGGCAAACGTTGGATGGTTTTTACAAAGTTACCCGTAGCATTATCAGGAGGTAGCAATGAAAAGCGTGCTCCTGTTGCTGGAGAAAAAGAAGTAATAGTTCCTTGGAAATCATAATCAGGATAGGCATCTACTTTGATGGTTACTTTTTGTCCTTCTACCATTTTGTTCAATTGCGTTTCTTTGAAATTAGCAATTACCCAAGCCGAAGCATTATTGATAATTTGGAACAACGATTGCCCTGCCTGAACCAATTGCCCGGGCTGAATATCTACTTTAGATACTTGCCCGTCGATAGCTGCAGTAACAACAGTATAAGTTAAGTTCAATTTAGCCGCCTCTAATTGTGCTTGCGCTCTTTTAATATTGGCAGCAGCCACTTCAGTTTGTTTGTTAGACACTTTTGATTTGGCTTCAATAACTGATTTTTGAAAGCTACTTGCTTTTTGTTGTTGTTGCAAAATACGCACCTGAGTCTCGGCTTCTTGTTTGGCAGCCAAAGCTTGCTCGTATTGTTGTTTGGTAATCGAGTGATTTTTGTACAAATTGTTGTATCTGTTATAATCACTGGTTAAGCGTCCCAAACGAATTTTTGCTGCCTCAATGTTACCACCTGCTGATTGAACGTTAGCGTCAGAAACAGCTACGCTAGCTAAAGCACCACTGATGTCTGCTTTTGATACTTCAAAACTTCCTTCGGCAGCTACTAGTGCAGCATTAGCTTCTTCAATTTTAATTTTAAAATCTCTTTGGTCAATCGTAAATAAAGTGTCTCCTTTTTTTACAAAATCGTTGTCTTTTACATATACTTTGTCCACATATCCAGAAACTCTTGGAATAATTGGATTCATTCTTTTCTCAATTTGAGCATCATCTGTTAGCTCGTGAGATTGTGCGTGCAGGTATTTGTATGTTCCATAAGAACCACCTACAATGATTAATGCTAAAAATATAGTGATGAACTTTTTATTGGTATTTTTCTTTTCCATGTCAGGTGTTGGTTATAGTTTTGAAATAGTGAAAGTACGGGTTAATTGCCCCGTTGCGTTAAGTAAGGCGTAGTATTTTTGA
It includes:
- the coaD gene encoding pantetheine-phosphate adenylyltransferase, coding for MRKAIFPGSFDPITLGHQDIINRALPLFDEIVIAIGINADKKYMFSLEDRKRFIEETFKNEPKISVITYEGLTIDLCQKINANFILRGLRNPADFEFEKAIAHTNRRLSKIETVFLLTAAKTSYISSSIVRDVIRNHGEYELLVPEAVRVQ
- a CDS encoding DHA2 family efflux MFS transporter permease subunit; this encodes MVQADDLVEYGHRRVIITITAVLCALLEIVDTTIVNVALTNMRGSLGATLNDVAWVITAYAIANVIVIPMTSWLSQQFGRRNYFVVSIILFTTASFLCGNASTIWELIIFRFIQGLGGGALLVTAQTIITESYPAEKRGMAQAIYGMGVIVGPTLGPPLGGYIVDNFSWPYIFYINIPIGIIAAVLAFSFVRSPKYGEKLKAHQVDWWGIFLLSAFIGSLQYVLEHGQQDDWFNDTTILILSIVSVFGLLFFIWRELTYEHPIVNLSVLKDGNLHIGIVMCFILGFGLYGSTLIIPIYTQAILGWTATDAGLLLIPGSITTAFMMPIIGKMIQKGIPQGYMVAVGFLIFFFFTFLMYSRMTPDTGVEHLFWPLILRGIGLGLLFVPITTLSLSTLKGRSIGEGAAFTGMMRQLGGSFGIAIITTYISRFSQEHRVNLLTHLDPTKTNVQQRIAMLQRGFISKGYSSNEALNKAYQILDYSVMKQSTVMAYMDVFMYLGILFLCCIPIILLIKKGKNKIDPAEAMH
- a CDS encoding RluA family pseudouridine synthase, with translation MSNNTESFDLEDELFEHYKFEVPKGQAFLRIDKYLMGLIPNATRNKIQNAASSGNIFVNDEIVKSNYKVKPFDVITIMLSHPPFENHVLPENIPLDIVYEDDAVLLINKPPGLVVHPGHGNYTGTLVNALAFHFDNLPMNSSERPGLVHRIDKDTSGLLVIAKTEAAMTHLAKQFEAKTTEREYMALVWGNVANDAGTIEGNLARHLKDRMQMAVFDDPEIGKPAITHYKVLERFGYVTLISCQLETGRTHQIRAHMKHIGHPLFNDERYGGHLILKGTTFTKYKQFIDNCFKALPRQALHAKTLGFIHPNTGEMMRFDTELPDDFKDCLERWRNYSKSHTAEEE
- a CDS encoding helix-turn-helix domain-containing protein codes for the protein MKTNKLQTLSEFKDEFYGNIGTEKRTALEEGYQEFKLGALIHEARIEKGLTQEQLAEKCGTTKSYISKIENNVKEVRFSTLQKIVESGLGGKLELNIKL
- a CDS encoding iron chaperone; this translates as MAKTKPNDTEGVNKYISNLPVEQQIALERVRQIIKNTVPDAQEYLSYKMPAYHFHGMIGGFAAFKNHCSFFPWDSKTIDVFKDELTSFKTSAGTIQFTPEKPLPEELLQKILRYRVASNLEKKK
- a CDS encoding PhnA domain-containing protein, which gives rise to MSLDRELNKRSGGQCELCAATENLKVYTVLPTQKGGIDESVFACATCIDQIENPDNVDLNHWRCLNDSMWSEHTAVQVVAWRMLSRMRAAGWPQELLDMMYLDEDTLAWAQATGEGEGEDDENKIIHRDSNGVILEHGDSVVLIKDLKVKGSSMVAKQGTAVRNIRLDHENAEYIEGKVDGQQIVIITQYVKKI
- a CDS encoding PASTA domain-containing protein, which translates into the protein MSLRKYLTSRVFFGQVLAALAIIAVLGYLFMHWLTFTTDHGHEIAVPNLSKLTEEQVEEKLDELDLDYVLLDSVDFRGDYPAFTVVEQDPLPGTKVKVGRKVYIKINASGYSSVKLPDLIDKTYREAVPTLKAIGLEEGTITYEPSLGKDMVLAMRYKGRNLKPGERVMKSSKIDLVLGDGKMSYEEEVQIDSTATPEEDTPVDEQ
- the yaaA gene encoding peroxide stress protein YaaA is translated as MKIVISPAKSLNFQKELPTTQFTQPSLLKESKKVHAVLKQKIPAELSQLMAISDKLADLNWQRNKAWKTPFNSSNARPAVYAFDGDVYTGLDAYSIPMEKLDVLQERLRILSGLYGVLKPLDLIQAYRLEMGTKLPIGENNNLYDFWKSTVTASLNKELKKGELFVNLASNEYFSVIDTKALKVPVITPDFKDYKDGKLKMISFFAKKARGMMVRYIIDTNAETIDDLKGFNYEGYQFDANLSKGNNLVFTR
- a CDS encoding M14 family metallopeptidase codes for the protein MRFLTTLLLLCSLTILAQTHTKYDTYFEKGNGNQSATYQETIAYFQLLANDFKTIDIKTMGLTDSGEPLHMVTFNSDATFDFEAIQKNKAVLFINNGIHAGEPDGIDASMRFFRDLALGKIKAPKNTVIVCIPVYNIGGALNRNSFTRANQNGPEEYGFRGNARNYDLNRDFIKSDTRNTKSFVEIFHQINPDVFIDNHVSNGSDYQYKLTYIMTEPSKLGTVLGSYLRKEMMPNLVSDLKKKKIETTPYVNTFHETPDQGFAQFYDSPRYTTGYTSLFNSIGFVVETHMLKNYSDRVKVTYEFMKSTLEFTDANATTIKQKRQENEAQFQPNKNYTLQWEVDNSVKEPFTFLGYEAGYKKSEATTGQRLFYDRNQPFKKEVPFFPQYKSVKDVTIPKAYVIPRGFWPVIELLKSNGIVCQSIPKDTIIEVESYRIVDYKTTPSAYEGHYIHRNTVVASKTEKLAFAKGDYIVPTQQKGIKYLLETLEPEAVDSFFNWNFFDPILQQKEGYSDYVFENTAAQLLKDNPKLKSDLEAKKQKEPEFMNNPKAQLDWIYKQSVYYEKAHLQYPVYRINK
- a CDS encoding DEAD/DEAH box helicase, with the protein product MNTKHHSNNILLNLGIESLNEMQEVAQDAILNDNNVLLLSPTGSGKTLAFLLPIFELLQAEILSVQCLILVPSRELGLQIEQVWKKMGTDYKVNTCYGGHSIDTEIKNLSNPPAVLIGTPGRIADHIDRGTFRLDKIQTLVLDEFDKSLQLGFHEQMSFIIGKLTKLNKRVLVSATSDIEIPKYTRVVNPTVLDFIPETQEENNLSMKLVFSKEKDKINTLFQLICSLKSQAAIIFCNHRDAAERISDALNTKGIHATYYHGGMDQDERERALIQFRNGSVSYLITTDLAARGLDIPEMKHVIHYHLPLKEDEFTHRNGRTARMQASGTAYIIAHESEKKMDYLDYSMEVLSVDSATTLPKPPEFQTIYISGGKKNKLNKIDIVGFFSQKGKLEKGDLGLIEVKDFISFAAVKYNKVKDLLQNVRDEKMKGKKFKIEVARKVIKKEE
- a CDS encoding D-alanine--D-alanine ligase — its product is MKNIAIIMGGYSSEYKISLISGNVVYQFLDKTKFNGFRIHIFKEKWVYVDANDTEFPIDRNDFSVTVDGKKITFDCVFNAIHGTPGEDGLMQAYFELLGIPQTACDYYQAALTFNKRDLLSVLKPYGIKTATSYYLNKGDLIDTNAIVAKVGLPCFVKPNKAGSSFGISKVKTAAELPIAIEVAYKEDNEIIIESFLDGTEVSVGVINYKGEITVLPITEIVSENDFFDYEAKYLGKSQEITPARISDEMTQKVGEIAKRAYKALKMKGFSRSEFIIVDGEPHMLEMNTIPGLTTESLLPQQAKEAGISLEDLFTNAIELALA